The sequence ATTTTCCCCCGACACTCCCCGCCAGAGTCCAGGTACAGCCGCCCATTCTCCTACAGGCTGTAGCCGGCGGAGAGCCGGGACGTTGTGCTGTATGGCGTGGTGATTTGGAGGATTGCTACTATCAGAAAGCCATCCATCGCGTTCGGCCAAGTTCAAGTTTGGCAGATTCGGACTTTCTGGCGTACTGGATTCGCCTGCAAGCGCTTACCGGAGCATTCGATGATCGGAACGCTAAGACAACCATCGCTCACCTGCCGCTCATTCGATTAGGTCAGATGCTCGTTCCAGCGATCGCCGTGGAAGAACAACGGCGCTTCGCCGCCCGCCTGAAAGCTCAACTGACCGAGCTCGATACAACTCAGCAAGCCGCAAGGGCGCAACTCCAAGAGATCGATCGCCTCCCCCAACGCCTCCTCACCCAAGCATTCAACGACGTAGAGGCCAGGCCATGACCACTACGCCGCAACCCCCCGATTTTGCCGACATCGCGCAACTGATTGCCACGGCCCGGGAACGTGCCGTGCAGGCGGTCAATACCACGCTGATCGAGTTGTATTGGCAGATCGGCGAACACATCAGCCGAAAAATTGCCGCCTCGGAATGGGGCGATGGCGTGGTGGATCAACTGGCCCGCTATCTGGCCCAGACGCAACCGGGACTGCGCGGGTTTACCCGCCGAAACCTGTTCAGAATGCGGCAATTCTATGAGGCCTATGCGGGCAATGAATTAGTGTCACCACTGGTGACACAATTGCCGTGGACGCATCACCTCATCATCCTGAGCCAGAGCGAGCGGGCGGAGGAACAAGCGTTCTATGTGCGTCTGGCGGTACAGGAGAAGTAGAGCAAACGGCAGCTGGAGCGCCAGTGCAAGGCGGCGCTGTTCGAGCAAGCGCCTAGGCAGTTCAACGTGATCCTGACCAATCCGCCCTTCGGCGGCAAAGAGGGGAAGGACGCGCAGAAGAATTTTGCCTTTGAGACCAGCGCCACGCAAGTGCTGTTTCTGCAGGACATTTTGGCGGAGTTGGCTCCCGGCGGTACCTGCGCCATGGTGCTGGACGAAGGGCTGCTCTTTCGCACCAACGAGAGCGCCTTCGTGGAGACCAAGCGCAAGCTGGTAGACGAGTGCGATCTCTGGGCCATCGTCAGCCTGCCGGGGGGCGTCTTTTCCACGGCTGGCGCGGGCGTCAAAACGAATTTGTTGTTTTTCACCAAGGGCAAGAAGACCACACGGATCTGGTACTACGACCTCTCGCCGGTGAAGGTGGGTAAGAAGACCCCGCTGACGTTGGCGCACTTTGGTTTTACTCCAACCGGAGCGCTGCTGGACGATGTGGCCCTGCCCGCTTCCTTGGTGGCGGAGTGGCGGGTTGACGAATCGAACAGCGGTACACGGTTTCCCAGTTATGCCCGCCTCCTTCTGCAGCGAGGGACGCCTAAAGGCGAAAGCCGCTACTCTTGGACGGTGGACTTCGCGGCGCGCCGCGCGAAGGCGCGCGACGAGATGCAGCCGTTGCTGGATGGGGCGGCCAAGATCAAGGCCGAAGTGGTGGATCTGAAAGAGCGGCTGAAGCGCCTGAAGAAAAATAAAGCCGGCGAGAAGGCGCTTACGGCGTTGGAGGTTCAGATTCGCGAGAAGGACAAGGCTGTGCGCGAGTTCGAATCGCAAGCGGCGGCCATCGATGCGGCAGTGTTCGACCTCAAGGCGGTGAACCCCAACGCGGTGACCGTGGTCGATCGGCGCACGCCGGTCGAGATTATTGCCAACATCGACGCGCAAGGCCGCATCGTGGCAGAGGCGTTAGGGCGCTTGAAAGACCTGCTGGTCGCCGACGTGTCGGTGGCAGAGGGATAGAATCAGGAAGACGCTTGAGTGTCGGCGAGCATTGGCCCCCCCTCGTTTGAGTCCCCCTCTTCTCTTCTGCTACAAGAGCAGCCAGCTGCGGGCCGGTCGTTCGACGGCGGGCACCGGAGTATCACAAGGAGGAATGCGCGATGAGTGACGATCTGTTGAAGTATCTTGGTCCGTTGGCTGCGTTGGCCGGCGTGTGGGAAGGCGACAAGGGCGACGACGTGGCGCCGTCGGACGATCGCGGCACGGAGCGTAACCAATTCCGTGAGCGGATGACGTTCGAGCCGTTCGGCCCTGTGAAGAATCATGAACAGCAATTGTACGGCTTGCGA comes from Fimbriimonadaceae bacterium and encodes:
- a CDS encoding N-6 DNA methylase codes for the protein MILTNPPFGGKEGKDAQKNFAFETSATQVLFLQDILAELAPGGTCAMVLDEGLLFRTNESAFVETKRKLVDECDLWAIVSLPGGVFSTAGAGVKTNLLFFTKGKKTTRIWYYDLSPVKVGKKTPLTLAHFGFTPTGALLDDVALPASLVAEWRVDESNSGTRFPSYARLLLQRGTPKGESRYSWTVDFAARRAKARDEMQPLLDGAAKIKAEVVDLKERLKRLKKNKAGEKALTALEVQIREKDKAVREFESQAAAIDAAVFDLKAVNPNAVTVVDRRTPVEIIANIDAQGRIVAEALGRLKDLLVADVSVAEG